The genomic region CGATCTTGGTGGCAGCAATCACCCGCTCGTCGTCGGGCACGTAGTTGGCGTCCAGGCCCACGGCTATGGCGCCGTTGGTGACGGCCGTGAAGTCGTCCGGCTTTGCGAGCACCCAGTTATGCCCCATCGCTGCAGCCGGCAGAGTGCCTTTGTGAGTGATGGTGACGGACACGTTCTCGCAAGTGGTATCCGGCGCGATTTCCGTGAGGCTGTAGGCGAGCGCGTCCCCCACCTCGATCTCGAACTCGCAGGCGGCCTGCGCGCCATGGGCTGATAGGGCAAGTGCTGCGAACGCGGCAACGGCGTAGGGGCTCTTCACGATCACGGACTCCGGGTGGGACTACTCGTGAATGCTAACGCGAATGATTCGCAATAACAAATCAAGATTTGCCGCCTAGGGTTTCCCGCGGAATTCAAGCCCTTGCGGGCTATAAATCTTGATGTAAAGATATTTGATGTCGAGCTTGTGCTGGAGAGACCTTGATGACCCAAGATCTGATTGATCGCCTGCTGACGGACTGGGAGCAGCAGGGCCTGGCGGTCGACCCCCAGGCCATGGCGGTCGTCGGGCGTGCGATCCACCTGGGGCGCCTGCTCGAGTCCCGCGTCAATGCGCTACTGCGCCCCCACAAGCTGACCTACTCGGAATTCGACATCCTGGCCACCTTGCGCCGAACGGGCGGTGACTACTGCCTCTCGCCTACACGACTCAGGGATTCCGTTCTGCTCACCTCCGGCGCCATGACGAGTGCTGTCGATCGCCTCGTGGCGAAGAGCCTGGTGACCCGCGAGCGTACGGGCGCTGATCGACGGAGCGTCAGCGTCCGCTTGAGTGAGACGGGCAAAGTGTTGATCGATGAACTCATCGCCCTGCGCTTTGAAGATGCAACCGCCACGCTGAGCGTGCTGAGTCCGGCGCAGGCCGCCACCACGGCAACGTCCCTAAAGCGACTGATCATGCATACGCAGGCGCTGGCGGCTGAGCAGCCACGCCAAGTGGAGGCCTTGCGTTGAGCGGCCCGAGCTTGCGAAGTGCCCTCGCGTGGCTGCTGCTGCCGGCCCTGGTGCTGGCCGCCGCCTGGTGGCTTTTGCCTGGCCAAGGGCAGGAAAAGGTACCTGCGGCGCCGACCGTGCCCCTTACCTACCGCGGTGTTGAGCTTCAGGCGCGAACAATAGAGACGTCGGCCGGAGAACGCTTCGAGTTTGCGCACGCAAAACTCGAGGTGCCCGAAGTCAGGGCGAAGCCGAACAGCCGGGCCCTTTCGATCGGCTTCGCCGTTATCCCCAAGCGGCCCGACGCTGGCGACGTGCCGGTGTTCCTCGTCGCAGGCGGCCCGGGCTCCAGCTATATCAAGCGCATCGAAGAACCCTGGCTGCAGGACATGATCGCGTTGCTACGCCGCGTAGGGGACGTCGTGCTGGTGGATCTGCGCGGCATTCACAGTTCAACGCCCAACTTCAGACTCGGCGGGGTCGAGCGCAAGTTTCGCGTGATCGGTGATCGTGAGCGCTTCGACACGCTGCTGCACGACGCCGGGGCCGCAGGCCGCGAGAAGCTACTGCGCGATGGCTTTGACCTCGACGGCTATGTGGTCACCGAGGCAGCGGCGGACATCATCGCCGTGGCCGATACATTGGGCTACGAGAAGATCCACATGCAAGGCACCAGCTTTGGGTCTCACCTGACCTTCACCACGGTTCGGGAGTACCCCCATCGCGTCGACCGCTTTTTGGTGAGCGGCCTGGAGGGGTATGACCACACCTTCGACGACGGCCGCGAGGTGCTCAAGGCATTGCAGCTGATCGCTGGCGAAACCCACGAGGTATGGGCCGGTGCGCACGACGCGTCCGACCCCCTGGCCGCCCTGCAGGCGCTCGCTGCGCGAGCCGCCGAGGATCCGAAGGACGCCTTCGGCCTACGCGAGCACGAGGTGCTGAGCGTGTTTACCTCGGGTGAGCTATTCGGCTTCGATTACCGCCTCTCCAATCGGCAGCACATGGCGGGCTGGCCTGCTGCTGTCGATCAGTTGCTGAAGGGCAAGCGCACCTGGCGCGCATGGTGGGTTCGCCGCTTGGCGGGTTTTGCGGTGGGGAGATTCCCCGCGGAGGCAGCGGTGGGCTTGTTCGACTGCAGCTCTGCCATTTCCCGGTCTCGCCGTCTCGAACTCGAAGCGAGCGCGCCGCCGCACTTTCCGGACGATCTGCGCCAGATGGATGCCTTGTGTCGCGGGTGGTCGGTGGCGCCGTTGCCGGCGGACTTCCAAGCGGGCACTCGATCGGACGTTCCCGGGCTCTTCGTTCACGGCACCTACGATGTCTCGACACCTTACGCGAACGCGACGCAGATGCTGGCGCAGTTCCCCAATGCATCGCTGGTCACGGTGGTCGGCGGGTCTCATGCGGCCTTGACTGAGGCCATCGGCAATGACGCTGCCTTTGGGCCTGCGCTGGTGGCATGGTTCAACGGGGGAGCAGCGCCCGGCGAGGTGCGCTTGGCGCCGCTTCGCTTCGACCCCCTCTCGCCCTAGCATCGATGCTAGGGGCGCAGCGGCCTTATCGACTCCTCGGCGTCACCCACATCGTGATGACGGCGTGGAGCACGGTCGTCCCCTCGGCATCGGTGACATCGACGTGCACCTCGTAGTCACCCTCACGGTCGGGTGCCGCGCCAGGGGCGGGCGTTGCGACCGCGCGTAGGGTACTTGTGGCCTTCTGCAGGTACTCGACGCGCATGCCCTTGGGGATCCACCGGTGCGACGCGGGGATGGTCACATCGGTCATCGTGCCCGCCACCAGTTCGGCGGCATTGCACATCGCGATCGCGTGCACAGTGCCGATGTGGTTAAGAACAGCACGCCGTTTGCCGAAGGTGATTTCGCTGTAGCCGGGGCGCAGCGCTTGGAATCGGGGCCGGATGGTGGCGAAGTACGGTGCCTTGAAGCACAGCACCCGCGAGAAAAGCCACTTGCCGAGGGGTTTGTCGGCGAGCGTTTGCCAGATGGGGAGTGTTCGCACGATTCGAATCGCCCCCTTTGCGAAGGCAGGCCGATCCTGTCGGGACGGGTTCAGTCGATGACGACGGCGCTGGCGACGATCTGATGCTCCCGCGTCGCCGTCACACCGGCAGTCGCGCGGCCAGCGTCTTCGGCGAAGTGTTGTACTTGCTCGGTGCTGAGCGTTTGCGTGGTCAGCTCGCCGTACACCGTAGACATGCCTGGCGCCGTCTCCTTGGGTATGAAAAACCCGTAGTCCTTGAAGACCACCCGCGCCGTGTGTTCGCCA from Pseudomonadota bacterium harbors:
- the azu gene encoding azurin, whose translation is MKSPYAVAAFAALALSAHGAQAACEFEIEVGDALAYSLTEIAPDTTCENVSVTITHKGTLPAAAMGHNWVLAKPDDFTAVTNGAIAVGLDANYVPDDERVIAATKIVGGGEQDTVTFPLKDLPAGEYTFFCTFPGHWSVMKGTFKVS
- a CDS encoding MarR family transcriptional regulator, producing MTQDLIDRLLTDWEQQGLAVDPQAMAVVGRAIHLGRLLESRVNALLRPHKLTYSEFDILATLRRTGGDYCLSPTRLRDSVLLTSGAMTSAVDRLVAKSLVTRERTGADRRSVSVRLSETGKVLIDELIALRFEDATATLSVLSPAQAATTATSLKRLIMHTQALAAEQPRQVEALR
- a CDS encoding alpha/beta hydrolase, whose amino-acid sequence is MSGPSLRSALAWLLLPALVLAAAWWLLPGQGQEKVPAAPTVPLTYRGVELQARTIETSAGERFEFAHAKLEVPEVRAKPNSRALSIGFAVIPKRPDAGDVPVFLVAGGPGSSYIKRIEEPWLQDMIALLRRVGDVVLVDLRGIHSSTPNFRLGGVERKFRVIGDRERFDTLLHDAGAAGREKLLRDGFDLDGYVVTEAAADIIAVADTLGYEKIHMQGTSFGSHLTFTTVREYPHRVDRFLVSGLEGYDHTFDDGREVLKALQLIAGETHEVWAGAHDASDPLAALQALAARAAEDPKDAFGLREHEVLSVFTSGELFGFDYRLSNRQHMAGWPAAVDQLLKGKRTWRAWWVRRLAGFAVGRFPAEAAVGLFDCSSAISRSRRLELEASAPPHFPDDLRQMDALCRGWSVAPLPADFQAGTRSDVPGLFVHGTYDVSTPYANATQMLAQFPNASLVTVVGGSHAALTEAIGNDAAFGPALVAWFNGGAAPGEVRLAPLRFDPLSP
- a CDS encoding hotdog fold domain-containing protein encodes the protein MVRTLPIWQTLADKPLGKWLFSRVLCFKAPYFATIRPRFQALRPGYSEITFGKRRAVLNHIGTVHAIAMCNAAELVAGTMTDVTIPASHRWIPKGMRVEYLQKATSTLRAVATPAPGAAPDREGDYEVHVDVTDAEGTTVLHAVITMWVTPRSR